In a genomic window of Natranaerobius trueperi:
- a CDS encoding GIY-YIG nuclease family protein — MFYVYILVCSDKTLYTGYTNNLESRIKKHNEGKASKYTRARLPVKLGYYEEYNSKSDAMKRESLIKKMNRNEKIELCNSYKS; from the coding sequence ATGTTCTATGTCTATATTTTAGTCTGTTCAGATAAAACTCTATACACAGGTTATACCAATAATTTAGAGAGTAGAATAAAAAAACATAATGAAGGAAAAGCCTCAAAATACACTAGAGCTAGATTACCAGTGAAGTTAGGGTATTATGAAGAATATAATTCTAAATCAGATGCGATGAAACGTGAGAGTTTAATAAAAAAAATGAATCGTAATGAAAAAATAGAATTATGTAATTCATACAAAAGCTAA
- a CDS encoding M20 family metallo-hydrolase, producing MRVSKERIERDLKKLNQFNANIKEPGTTRLPFTPEEDKCRKQLIKDFEDAGLEVYQDSIGNIFGRREGTDSNASPVMIGSHIDTVINGGMFDGNAGVIAGLEVVRTLNEYNITTEKPIEVAIFIIEESTAYGKSCVGSRAVSGTLEYEELSKLVDKNGVSLEKAFKDRGIRKEEVLNAKKSSDDIDCYLELHIEQADNLIKAQKPVGIITAIAAATRFKVKLTGKAAHSGAAPMGERQDALCAASEIILGIENIAYNEAGEHTVGTVGSIEVLPGAVNVVPGEAELMIDLRDIEKDTKDKATEQIKQLIEKVCKNREIEVDYEITACDDPVPTSNHVFETMKDASDELNMSTKIMHSAAAHDAAYIAKITDMGMIFIRSYGGSHNPEEWAEFLDIAKGTELLLETTIRLANKL from the coding sequence ATGAGAGTTAGTAAAGAACGGATTGAAAGAGATTTAAAAAAATTAAACCAATTTAATGCTAATATTAAAGAACCAGGAACTACTCGATTACCATTTACACCAGAAGAAGATAAATGTCGAAAGCAATTAATAAAAGACTTTGAAGATGCAGGATTAGAAGTTTATCAAGATAGTATTGGAAACATTTTTGGTAGAAGAGAAGGAACTGATTCAAATGCTTCACCAGTAATGATAGGTTCACACATTGATACAGTTATTAATGGTGGGATGTTTGACGGTAATGCAGGGGTTATTGCAGGACTAGAAGTTGTTCGTACGTTAAATGAATATAATATAACAACAGAAAAACCTATTGAAGTTGCTATCTTTATTATAGAAGAATCTACTGCCTATGGTAAAAGTTGTGTAGGGAGTAGAGCAGTGTCAGGTACTTTAGAATATGAAGAACTTAGTAAATTAGTTGATAAAAATGGAGTATCTTTAGAAAAAGCTTTTAAAGATAGAGGTATTAGAAAAGAAGAAGTCTTAAATGCAAAGAAATCTTCTGATGATATAGATTGTTATTTAGAACTTCATATTGAACAAGCAGATAATTTGATAAAAGCACAAAAGCCAGTAGGAATTATAACAGCTATAGCTGCTGCTACTCGTTTTAAAGTAAAGTTAACAGGAAAAGCTGCCCATTCAGGTGCAGCTCCAATGGGAGAAAGACAAGATGCATTATGTGCAGCATCTGAAATAATTCTTGGAATTGAAAATATAGCTTACAATGAAGCGGGTGAACATACCGTTGGTACTGTAGGGAGTATAGAAGTGCTTCCGGGGGCAGTAAATGTGGTTCCTGGTGAAGCTGAACTAATGATAGATCTTAGAGATATTGAAAAAGATACGAAAGATAAAGCAACAGAACAGATTAAACAACTAATTGAAAAGGTTTGCAAGAATAGAGAGATTGAAGTAGATTATGAAATTACAGCTTGTGATGATCCTGTACCAACTAGTAATCATGTATTTGAAACGATGAAAGATGCTTCGGATGAGCTAAATATGTCAACTAAAATTATGCATAGTGCAGCTGCTCATGATGCTGCTTATATTGCTAAAATTACTGATATGGGTATGATTTTTATTAGAAGTTATGGTGGTAGTCATAACCCTGAAGAATGGGCAGAATTTTTAGATATTGCTAAAGGAACTGAATTATTATTAGAAACAACTATTCGTCTTGCAAACAAACTTTAA
- a CDS encoding carbon starvation protein A, protein MSLGVLVIGIICFVIAYATYGAWLAKKWGIDPSRTTPAHYLNDGLDYVPAKAPVLLGHHFSSIAGAAPIVGPITASMWGWAPVALWIILGSIFIGGVQDFGSLFASTRHDARSIGYVIKSNIGESGKKLFAIFAWLTLILIVAAFANIVADTFVASPESATASVLFILLAIVFGFSVNKGGLSLPIASVIGVILLFICIWIGTLFPLVISHFTWMIILLIYIFVASITPVWILLQPRDYLNSFMLYVMIIGAFLGLIFYRPDFELPAVTTFNVDGELLFPILFVTVACGAISGFHSLVGSGTTSKQLNNEKDAKLVGYGSMLLEGVLALIALITAAYLTSDMLDEFMAEGPIYVFSHGIGTFISQLGVDFTIAQTFGALAISAFALTSLDTATRLSRFIFQEYFAGNTPVPEAEKSNNLLTNRYIATIISVIVAGTLAFYGWEAIWPIFGSANQLLASLAFLALATWMVKLGKSKSMFIYPMIFMALVTLTALAFMIYTNFPHNPLLVIISVILFTLAIVLFKNAYQILRGES, encoded by the coding sequence GTGAGTTTGGGTGTACTTGTGATTGGTATTATCTGTTTTGTTATTGCTTATGCTACCTATGGTGCATGGCTAGCAAAAAAATGGGGAATTGACCCTAGTAGAACAACACCTGCTCATTATTTAAATGATGGCCTTGATTATGTCCCTGCTAAAGCTCCTGTTCTTCTTGGACACCATTTTTCATCAATTGCAGGGGCAGCTCCGATAGTCGGGCCAATAACAGCTAGTATGTGGGGTTGGGCTCCTGTAGCATTGTGGATTATTCTCGGAAGTATTTTTATTGGTGGAGTTCAAGATTTCGGTTCTTTATTTGCTTCTACACGACATGACGCTAGATCTATAGGTTATGTGATCAAGAGTAATATAGGTGAAAGTGGTAAAAAACTTTTTGCTATATTTGCATGGTTAACTTTAATATTAATTGTTGCAGCCTTTGCCAACATAGTTGCAGATACTTTTGTAGCATCTCCAGAGTCAGCAACAGCGTCTGTTTTATTTATATTACTAGCAATAGTATTTGGTTTTTCTGTCAATAAAGGCGGGCTTTCTCTACCAATTGCTTCTGTTATAGGAGTTATTTTACTCTTTATCTGTATCTGGATCGGAACACTATTCCCTCTAGTAATTTCACATTTTACTTGGATGATTATATTACTCATCTACATTTTTGTAGCCTCCATTACTCCTGTATGGATATTACTTCAACCTCGTGATTATCTAAACTCGTTTATGTTATATGTGATGATAATTGGTGCATTCTTAGGCTTAATCTTTTATCGACCTGATTTTGAATTACCTGCCGTCACTACCTTTAATGTTGATGGTGAATTACTATTCCCAATTCTGTTTGTTACAGTTGCATGTGGAGCTATTTCTGGCTTTCACTCCCTTGTAGGTTCAGGTACAACTTCTAAACAGCTTAATAATGAAAAAGATGCAAAATTAGTAGGTTATGGTAGTATGTTACTTGAAGGTGTTCTAGCCTTAATAGCTCTTATAACTGCTGCTTATTTGACATCTGATATGTTAGATGAATTCATGGCTGAAGGGCCGATCTATGTATTTTCACATGGTATAGGAACATTTATTTCACAACTTGGTGTTGATTTTACTATAGCTCAAACCTTCGGGGCGCTTGCAATCTCAGCTTTTGCTTTAACTAGTCTAGATACAGCAACAAGGTTATCAAGGTTTATCTTTCAAGAATATTTCGCAGGGAATACCCCTGTACCAGAGGCAGAGAAATCTAATAATCTTCTCACTAACCGTTATATTGCCACTATTATTAGTGTCATTGTAGCAGGAACTTTAGCATTTTACGGCTGGGAAGCAATCTGGCCAATTTTTGGGTCTGCAAATCAACTTCTAGCTTCACTAGCATTTTTAGCTTTAGCTACTTGGATGGTAAAGTTAGGTAAAAGTAAATCTATGTTTATATATCCTATGATCTTTATGGCTCTTGTAACTCTTACAGCATTGGCATTCATGATATATACTAATTTCCCTCATAATCCATTACTTGTAATCATATCAGTTATTTTATTTACTTTAGCAATAGTTTTATTTAAAAATGCATATCAAATATTAAGAGGTGAAAGTTGA
- a CDS encoding pyridoxal-phosphate-dependent aminotransferase family protein: MNTNRELVMIPGPTPVTEPIRKQLGRETAAFKDPNFVEDFKEVISDLTKLWNSSEVFVVSGSGTLAMEMAIANTLKETDSVLVISHGFFGDRMVDLCKRKGLDVDVLSSKWGKAISVEEIKEKLAKKKYKAVAVTHVDTSTGVKASLDQLGEVLDKHPETLFIVDGVCSTAGEPEFMYEMGIDVLITASQKAFGVPPGLAMVWVSEKAMSRREEIGDICEYYLDFDRWLPVMKNPDKYFGTPPVNLIWALKEAVQIIKNEGLLERFKRHQIRGRAVQKALEGLGFEILAEENVRASTLSNPLYPEGIEDGEFRKVLKEEGVVVAGGLGPYAGKLFRLGHMGNIDTNELVTVISAIERTLFRLDYPVEFGKGINILLENIMKKEKN; the protein is encoded by the coding sequence TTGAATACAAACCGTGAACTTGTAATGATACCAGGACCTACTCCTGTTACTGAACCTATACGTAAACAGCTAGGAAGAGAAACTGCAGCCTTTAAAGATCCTAACTTTGTTGAAGATTTTAAAGAGGTCATTTCTGATTTAACAAAATTATGGAATAGTAGTGAAGTATTTGTGGTTTCTGGTTCAGGTACTTTAGCAATGGAAATGGCAATAGCTAATACATTAAAAGAAACAGACTCTGTATTGGTAATATCTCATGGTTTTTTCGGAGATAGAATGGTTGATTTATGTAAAAGAAAAGGGCTTGATGTAGATGTTCTTTCTAGTAAATGGGGAAAGGCAATATCTGTAGAGGAAATTAAAGAAAAACTAGCAAAAAAGAAATATAAAGCTGTTGCTGTAACTCATGTAGATACTTCTACTGGAGTAAAGGCATCATTAGATCAATTAGGAGAGGTATTGGATAAGCATCCAGAGACTTTATTTATTGTTGATGGAGTGTGCTCTACAGCTGGTGAACCTGAGTTTATGTATGAAATGGGAATTGATGTATTAATAACAGCATCTCAAAAAGCATTCGGAGTTCCTCCGGGATTAGCTATGGTCTGGGTAAGTGAAAAAGCTATGAGTAGACGAGAAGAGATTGGAGACATTTGTGAATATTACTTAGATTTTGATAGATGGTTACCTGTAATGAAAAATCCAGATAAATATTTTGGAACACCACCTGTCAATTTGATTTGGGCTCTAAAAGAAGCAGTTCAGATTATAAAGAATGAAGGGTTATTAGAAAGGTTTAAGCGTCATCAAATTAGAGGTAGAGCAGTACAAAAAGCTTTAGAGGGGTTAGGCTTTGAGATCTTAGCAGAAGAAAACGTTCGAGCATCTACACTTTCTAATCCGCTATACCCTGAGGGTATTGAAGATGGTGAATTTAGAAAGGTATTAAAAGAAGAAGGAGTGGTAGTAGCAGGTGGGTTAGGACCTTATGCAGGAAAACTCTTTAGACTTGGACATATGGGAAATATAGATACAAATGAATTGGTAACAGTAATATCAGCTATAGAAAGAACATTATTTAGACTTGATTACCCTGTTGAATTTGGAAAAGGAATAAACATTCTACTAGAAAATATTATGAAAAAAGAAAAGAATTAA
- a CDS encoding FprA family A-type flavoprotein has product MSDIRFVTENIKWIGTNDRTTELFEALWPLPDGVSYNSFLINDDKITIIDTVKDSEIYNFLNKIQYVIKDNSVDYLIINHMEPDHSGAIKALIKEYPDITIIGNEKTLNYLEQFYGIKENTKQISDGDELSLGKHKLSFHLTPMLHWPETMMTFEKTEKVLFSGDAFGGFGTLEGGIFDDEVNLQFYEEEICRYFTNIVAKYGPMVEKAISKLENLDIKIIAPTHGPVWRSNPKQIISDYYRWGRQETKEGVVIVYGSMYGNTESVVDTITRKLADNKIKNIKVYNISKTDVSYIISDIWKYNGLVLGSCTYNTRLFPPMEYLVAFLENKNIKNRVLGLFGSYSWSGKALKRLKEFQQTTKLELIEPSIEFKSAPTKTDHESCSTMAENLAKKVLK; this is encoded by the coding sequence ATGAGTGATATTAGATTTGTTACTGAAAACATAAAATGGATAGGTACAAACGATCGTACTACTGAACTCTTTGAAGCCCTTTGGCCTCTACCTGATGGAGTATCATACAACTCTTTTTTAATTAATGATGATAAAATAACAATTATTGATACTGTAAAAGATAGTGAGATTTACAATTTCCTTAATAAAATACAATATGTAATTAAAGATAATTCTGTAGATTATTTAATTATTAACCATATGGAACCTGACCATTCTGGAGCCATCAAAGCCTTAATAAAGGAATACCCAGATATAACAATCATTGGTAATGAAAAAACATTGAATTATTTAGAGCAATTCTATGGTATAAAAGAAAATACTAAACAAATTTCTGATGGTGATGAATTGAGTTTAGGAAAACATAAGTTAAGTTTTCACCTTACTCCTATGCTACATTGGCCTGAGACTATGATGACTTTTGAAAAAACAGAAAAGGTCCTATTTTCAGGTGATGCTTTTGGAGGCTTTGGAACTTTAGAAGGTGGGATATTCGATGATGAAGTTAATCTACAATTTTACGAAGAAGAAATTTGCCGTTATTTTACAAATATAGTAGCTAAATACGGGCCTATGGTAGAAAAAGCAATCTCTAAACTAGAAAATTTAGATATTAAAATTATTGCTCCAACTCATGGTCCAGTTTGGCGTAGTAATCCTAAACAAATCATTTCAGACTATTATCGCTGGGGTCGTCAAGAAACTAAAGAGGGAGTAGTTATAGTTTATGGATCTATGTATGGTAATACAGAATCAGTAGTAGATACAATTACGAGAAAGTTAGCTGATAACAAGATCAAAAACATCAAGGTCTATAATATCTCCAAAACTGATGTATCATATATTATTAGTGATATATGGAAGTATAATGGTTTAGTTCTAGGTAGTTGCACTTATAATACTAGATTATTTCCTCCAATGGAATATCTCGTAGCTTTTCTAGAAAATAAAAATATAAAAAATCGTGTTTTAGGTTTATTCGGTTCTTATTCGTGGAGTGGTAAAGCTCTAAAACGACTAAAAGAGTTTCAACAAACGACCAAATTAGAACTTATAGAACCTTCAATAGAGTTTAAATCAGCTCCTACAAAAACTGACCATGAATCATGTAGTACAATGGCAGAAAACTTAGCTAAAAAGGTTTTAAAATAA
- a CDS encoding sodium:solute symporter family protein: MEFTHNPSLLIYLVIYFVLMIGIGLFYSKKIQTSEDFMLAGRGLGSVILMGTLLATWVGSGTVTGGSASIGYSYGLWPAVIFGLSNLVGVVVIYIIAPKIRESGKYTISEALETQYGESAKVISSIIIILAFVGVVSYQLTGLGMVMNATTGLSVEVGTIIATVLVIFLATTGGLMSVAPTDALSAFIIIIGLIVGVPASISFAGGWEGIVAEVPDTRLTVLGELSFVQFLGLFLPPLFLLLGDQNMYQRLASSKGGKETRMATIGWGIGLLVVYPAISVIAFSASAIFPNIVPGQSLIATTTILPDFIGGLMLAAITAFIITTGSSYLLSAATNITMDLYGNYIRPEATSDQKLKFTRKIIPILGVLAYVLVQYFPTILDAQMYAYTVYAAGITPAILAVYLWGNKVTKEAGISSMIVGVVSTLFVEFSNITSFDSAIISVPAAVLVLIFVTLFTQKKYESDLTLKN; the protein is encoded by the coding sequence ATGGAGTTTACACATAATCCATCACTTTTAATTTATCTTGTAATTTATTTTGTTTTGATGATCGGTATCGGATTATTCTACTCCAAAAAGATTCAAACAAGTGAAGACTTTATGTTAGCTGGTAGAGGACTTGGTTCTGTCATTTTGATGGGTACTTTATTAGCAACATGGGTAGGAAGTGGAACTGTAACCGGAGGTAGTGCTTCAATAGGTTATTCTTATGGATTATGGCCTGCTGTTATTTTTGGCTTATCTAATTTAGTTGGTGTGGTTGTTATTTATATAATTGCTCCAAAAATTAGAGAATCGGGGAAATATACTATTTCTGAAGCTCTAGAAACTCAATATGGAGAATCAGCCAAAGTTATTTCAAGTATAATTATAATCTTGGCTTTTGTTGGTGTAGTTTCCTACCAATTAACAGGTCTAGGAATGGTAATGAATGCAACAACTGGACTTTCTGTTGAAGTAGGTACTATTATTGCGACTGTGCTTGTGATTTTTTTAGCAACCACAGGTGGACTTATGTCAGTTGCTCCAACTGATGCCTTGAGTGCTTTTATAATTATAATTGGTTTAATTGTAGGAGTTCCGGCTTCGATAAGTTTTGCTGGAGGTTGGGAAGGTATAGTAGCAGAAGTTCCCGATACAAGGTTAACTGTCTTAGGTGAATTATCATTTGTACAATTTTTAGGATTGTTTTTACCACCATTATTTTTACTTTTAGGTGATCAGAACATGTATCAACGCCTAGCTTCTTCAAAAGGTGGTAAAGAAACTAGGATGGCAACTATTGGGTGGGGAATAGGATTATTAGTTGTATATCCAGCCATTTCAGTAATTGCATTTAGTGCAAGTGCTATTTTCCCTAATATAGTTCCAGGTCAATCTCTAATAGCTACAACTACTATTTTACCTGACTTTATTGGTGGGTTAATGTTAGCAGCTATTACGGCATTTATTATCACAACTGGTAGTTCTTATCTTTTAAGTGCAGCTACTAATATCACCATGGATTTATATGGGAATTACATTAGACCTGAAGCAACTAGTGATCAAAAGTTGAAGTTTACAAGGAAGATAATACCGATACTTGGGGTATTAGCATATGTATTAGTTCAGTACTTCCCAACTATTTTAGATGCTCAAATGTACGCGTATACTGTATATGCTGCAGGGATAACTCCAGCTATATTAGCAGTATATCTTTGGGGTAATAAGGTAACAAAAGAAGCAGGTATATCTTCAATGATTGTTGGTGTAGTATCAACACTCTTTGTTGAATTTAGCAATATTACCTCATTTGATTCAGCTATTATATCTGTTCCGGCTGCAGTTTTAGTATTAATATTTGTTACATTGTTTACCCAAAAAAAATATGAAAGTGACTTAACCTTAAAAAACTAG
- a CDS encoding sulfite exporter TauE/SafE family protein, translating to MIGPFVLGVLSIMGLWFLYHWIKAFKEDKPSMERFGHLSVVGFVTNFFDTLGIGCFAPSTAWFKGAKLVTDKKIPGTLNVGFTTTVILMFFIFFDRIEVDPLTLILMLAAAFLGAILGADIVSGLSERKVQLGMGFALLVTAVFVFLGQVDLMPVGGEALGLRGWQLALAVGINFILGALMTLGIGLYAPCMALVYALGMNPAVAFPIMMGSCAYLMPGASVKFIKNRAFDLRASLAITLAGIPAVFIAAFWVTGLPIHTLTWLVFVVITYTSIVLIRDGLKNTEEEAGTESPSEKAESV from the coding sequence ATGATAGGGCCGTTTGTACTCGGGGTTTTAAGTATTATGGGATTATGGTTTTTGTATCATTGGATAAAAGCCTTTAAAGAAGATAAACCAAGTATGGAAAGATTTGGACACCTAAGTGTTGTTGGATTTGTAACTAATTTTTTTGATACTTTAGGAATTGGGTGTTTTGCTCCAAGTACAGCTTGGTTTAAGGGAGCTAAACTAGTAACAGATAAAAAGATTCCAGGAACACTGAACGTTGGTTTTACAACTACTGTTATCCTTATGTTCTTTATTTTCTTTGACAGAATAGAAGTTGATCCTTTAACTCTTATCTTAATGCTTGCAGCTGCTTTTCTAGGTGCGATACTAGGAGCAGATATAGTTTCAGGTTTATCAGAGAGAAAAGTTCAATTAGGTATGGGTTTTGCACTATTAGTTACTGCTGTTTTTGTTTTTTTAGGTCAAGTAGATTTAATGCCAGTTGGTGGAGAAGCTCTTGGTTTAAGAGGTTGGCAATTAGCGCTTGCTGTTGGAATTAACTTTATCCTTGGTGCATTAATGACTCTTGGAATCGGATTATATGCACCTTGTATGGCGTTAGTATATGCACTGGGTATGAACCCTGCTGTAGCATTCCCGATTATGATGGGCTCTTGTGCATATTTGATGCCAGGTGCTTCTGTTAAGTTTATCAAAAACAGAGCATTTGACCTAAGAGCTTCATTAGCCATAACTTTAGCAGGAATCCCAGCAGTATTTATTGCAGCTTTTTGGGTAACAGGACTACCAATTCATACTTTAACTTGGTTAGTATTTGTAGTAATCACCTACACTTCAATAGTATTAATAAGAGATGGATTAAAGAATACTGAAGAAGAGGCAGGTACTGAATCACCATCCGAAAAAGCTGAAAGCGTTTAA